Proteins from one Mesotoga infera genomic window:
- the rlmD gene encoding 23S rRNA (uracil(1939)-C(5))-methyltransferase RlmD, producing MERLKIEKLVAGGYSLARRSDGKVVFLQEGYPGETVIASSVKGKQDFQIMKVSHLISPSEHRRERLCENFPKCGGCDWQDLEYFHQLYWKGEIVKEQFRRVGKMELSQLVVVPSQQRVNYRNKMEFVSYPGKEGLSLGLYARGSLTPVDCDGCVLGLKGFDETRRTFQEILRKTPLRPYDRNGGSGELKHLVLRGNGNQTMAILITKGENLPGEAYIVENVQKRLKNVKTLVHLINTSDKVVLRGVARVLYGDGVLSHQLSWQRFEIPPTAFYQNNSGVTEAIIDHLERELGMTDEDSLLDLYAGVGTFSLTLGRKLRRVVAVESSPVSAKAFRANAKINGMFATQSVESNVVDYLKKQLDSFTTVVMDPPRSGVGRDIILVEKFKPSKVAYISCDPTTLARDISLLKSSGFEIVSVKAFDMFPQTWHVETVVVLSSSKS from the coding sequence ATGGAAAGACTGAAGATTGAAAAGTTAGTCGCGGGCGGCTATTCACTCGCAAGAAGGAGCGACGGAAAAGTCGTCTTTCTTCAAGAGGGTTATCCGGGCGAGACTGTGATTGCCAGTTCCGTGAAGGGAAAACAGGACTTTCAAATAATGAAGGTCAGTCATCTCATATCGCCTTCAGAACACAGGAGAGAAAGACTGTGCGAAAACTTTCCAAAGTGTGGCGGATGCGACTGGCAGGACCTAGAATACTTTCATCAGTTGTACTGGAAGGGCGAGATCGTCAAAGAACAGTTCAGAAGAGTCGGAAAGATGGAACTCTCCCAACTGGTAGTTGTACCTTCTCAACAGAGAGTGAATTACAGAAACAAAATGGAGTTCGTCTCATACCCTGGGAAGGAAGGCCTTTCACTCGGCCTGTACGCCAGAGGCAGTCTCACACCGGTCGATTGCGACGGCTGTGTTCTGGGTTTAAAGGGCTTCGATGAAACGAGACGGACCTTTCAGGAGATTTTGAGAAAGACTCCCCTGAGACCTTACGACAGGAACGGTGGAAGTGGCGAACTCAAGCATCTCGTTCTACGTGGAAACGGCAACCAGACGATGGCCATACTGATCACGAAGGGCGAGAATCTTCCGGGCGAAGCTTACATAGTTGAGAACGTTCAAAAGCGTCTGAAAAATGTGAAGACTCTAGTTCACCTTATAAACACCAGCGATAAAGTGGTCTTGAGAGGTGTTGCCCGCGTTTTGTACGGCGATGGAGTGCTGTCCCACCAACTATCCTGGCAGAGATTCGAGATTCCCCCAACCGCCTTTTATCAGAACAATTCAGGTGTAACGGAGGCAATTATCGATCATCTAGAAAGAGAGCTAGGAATGACCGACGAAGATTCGCTTCTCGATCTCTACGCGGGGGTGGGAACTTTTTCTCTCACACTTGGAAGGAAGTTGAGAAGAGTCGTAGCCGTGGAATCAAGTCCCGTCTCGGCGAAGGCCTTCAGGGCGAACGCGAAGATCAACGGGATGTTCGCGACACAGTCTGTCGAGAGCAACGTCGTAGATTATCTTAAAAAGCAACTAGATTCCTTCACAACGGTCGTTATGGATCCACCCAGATCGGGTGTCGGAAGAGATATAATCTTGGTGGAGAAATTCAAACCTTCGAAGGTGGCCTATATCTCATGTGACCCCACGACCCTGGCCAGAGACATATCCCTTCTGAAAAGCTCCGGGTTTGAAATTGTTTCCGTAAAAGCCTTCGATATGTTTCCGCAGACCTGGCACGTGGAGACCGTTGTCGTGCTCTCGAGTTCTAAGTCATAG
- the argS gene encoding arginine--tRNA ligase encodes MLKEKLKDSVNRVLQKMGIEEEIEFKIEIPPEGFGDLSTNAAFLLSRIMKKNPREIASIFVAELQKELEYDRVEIAGPGFINVDFSSSYLSEVLREMLSCPDFWRVPESVDIQFEFASANPTGPFTVGHGRQAVFGDVLCRIFSSRGYRVQREMYINDAGRQINLLGRSLWVRYNQLLGSTVDLPEDGYQGDYLIDMAREFIEKHGEQFKDTWNPQVESLFKDYALKNMLSDITGTLNVLGVRFDNIFYESSTIKDGTVESVLGKLQKNGLVYESEGAKWFKVSQFCEDDDKVLVRSTGSYTYFMTDIAYHTNKFERGFVKVYDIWGADHMGHIPRMKAAMKALELPDDFLNIIIHQYVNLKREGEVVKMSTRKGEFTTLDELVESVGVDATRYFFAMFDPDTHMLFDIDLAKKKSNENPVFYVQYAHARIASIFKTASEKGVSVDTESMELLSTDEERNLVKLVSMFPEILDSIVLDYRTNRLTSYLEDLSRAFHAYYNKYIVVDPGNMKTSGARLAMCESVKNILKSGLELLGVSAPESM; translated from the coding sequence GTGCTTAAGGAGAAGTTGAAGGATTCGGTCAACAGAGTTTTGCAGAAAATGGGAATCGAAGAAGAAATCGAATTCAAGATAGAAATTCCACCGGAAGGATTCGGCGACCTTTCGACCAACGCGGCCTTCCTTTTATCCAGAATCATGAAGAAAAACCCAAGAGAAATCGCCTCCATTTTTGTGGCAGAACTTCAAAAAGAACTGGAGTACGATAGAGTGGAAATAGCCGGCCCCGGCTTCATAAACGTCGATTTCTCATCGAGTTATCTATCCGAAGTTTTGAGAGAAATGCTGAGTTGCCCTGATTTCTGGAGAGTACCGGAAAGCGTTGACATACAGTTCGAGTTCGCAAGCGCTAACCCCACCGGACCGTTTACGGTCGGACATGGAAGACAGGCCGTTTTTGGGGACGTTCTTTGTAGGATCTTCTCTTCGAGAGGCTACAGGGTTCAAAGAGAGATGTATATAAACGATGCTGGAAGACAGATAAACTTACTTGGCCGTTCTCTGTGGGTGAGATACAATCAACTACTGGGTTCTACGGTCGATCTTCCGGAAGACGGATACCAGGGTGACTACCTGATAGATATGGCCAGAGAGTTCATCGAAAAGCACGGGGAGCAATTCAAGGATACCTGGAACCCTCAGGTTGAATCTCTCTTCAAAGATTATGCCCTCAAAAACATGTTGTCCGATATAACCGGCACGTTGAACGTTCTCGGCGTGAGATTCGACAATATCTTCTACGAAAGCTCGACCATAAAGGATGGCACTGTCGAGAGTGTCCTTGGAAAGCTTCAGAAAAACGGGTTGGTTTACGAATCGGAAGGCGCAAAATGGTTCAAAGTCTCGCAGTTTTGCGAGGACGACGATAAGGTTCTAGTGAGATCCACCGGCAGCTACACCTACTTCATGACCGATATCGCCTACCACACGAACAAGTTCGAACGCGGGTTCGTTAAAGTGTACGATATTTGGGGTGCAGATCACATGGGACATATTCCAAGAATGAAAGCGGCAATGAAAGCGCTGGAACTTCCCGATGATTTTTTGAACATAATAATTCACCAGTACGTCAATCTGAAACGTGAGGGCGAGGTCGTGAAAATGTCGACCAGAAAAGGCGAGTTCACTACCCTGGATGAACTGGTAGAATCTGTCGGTGTGGATGCCACGAGATATTTTTTCGCCATGTTCGATCCCGATACGCACATGCTTTTCGATATAGACCTCGCCAAAAAGAAGTCGAACGAGAATCCCGTCTTCTATGTGCAATACGCTCACGCGAGGATTGCCAGTATATTCAAGACAGCATCCGAAAAGGGCGTATCGGTAGATACTGAATCCATGGAACTTCTCAGCACGGACGAGGAAAGGAATCTGGTGAAGCTGGTGAGCATGTTCCCCGAGATTCTGGATTCGATAGTTCTCGATTACAGGACCAACCGTTTGACTTCTTATCTTGAAGATCTTTCAAGGGCCTTCCACGCTTATTATAATAAGTATATAGTCGTCGATCCAGGCAACATGAAAACCTCCGGTGCAAGACTTGCAATGTGCGAGTCGGTCAAAAACATCCTCAAAAGCGGGCTCGAACTGCTGGGAGTAAGCGCACCGGAGAGCATGTGA
- the argF gene encoding ornithine carbamoyltransferase — protein sequence MGVNLKGKSFLTLLDFTSDEIRYLLDISKQVKVERRAGTPTNRFAGKTLAIIFEKRSTRTRTAFETAFGEEGGHAVFLSKDDIHLGVKEDLKDTARVLGRMFDAIAFRGFKQETVETLAAWSGVPVYNGLTDLYHPTQILADFLTIEESLGSLKGRKLVFIGDSRNNMANSLMIGSAKMGLHFIACGPKSLHTDPAIVDKCKEIARTSGATIEVTEDIDLAVKNADAIYTDVWASMGEEAKLQERIALLKPFQVNRELMERTGRSDTIFLHCLPAVKGNEVTEEVFESPASRVFEEAENRKHTIKAVMIATLL from the coding sequence ATGGGCGTAAATCTTAAAGGAAAGAGTTTCTTGACACTACTGGACTTCACGAGTGACGAAATACGGTATCTACTGGACATCTCGAAACAGGTTAAGGTTGAGAGGAGGGCCGGTACGCCGACGAACCGGTTCGCCGGGAAGACACTGGCGATTATATTCGAGAAGAGATCTACCAGAACCAGGACTGCATTTGAAACGGCTTTTGGAGAAGAAGGCGGACATGCAGTTTTCCTTTCCAAGGATGATATACATCTGGGAGTGAAAGAGGACCTCAAAGATACCGCCAGAGTGCTCGGAAGAATGTTTGACGCGATAGCCTTCAGAGGATTCAAACAGGAGACCGTGGAGACTCTGGCAGCTTGGTCGGGAGTCCCGGTCTATAATGGTCTAACGGATCTGTACCATCCGACGCAGATACTGGCCGACTTTCTCACCATCGAAGAAAGCCTGGGCAGTCTCAAAGGCAGAAAACTGGTTTTTATCGGCGACTCGAGAAACAATATGGCCAACTCGCTTATGATAGGATCGGCCAAGATGGGACTTCACTTCATTGCATGCGGTCCGAAGAGTCTTCACACAGATCCGGCGATAGTTGATAAGTGCAAAGAGATCGCCAGAACCTCGGGCGCCACGATTGAGGTGACTGAAGATATAGATCTGGCGGTTAAGAACGCCGACGCCATATACACGGATGTTTGGGCATCCATGGGAGAAGAGGCGAAACTCCAGGAGAGAATAGCCCTTCTCAAACCCTTCCAGGTCAACCGAGAATTGATGGAAAGAACCGGCAGGAGCGATACGATCTTTCTTCACTGCCTCCCGGCCGTCAAGGGAAACGAAGTTACCGAAGAGGTCTTCGAAAGTCCGGCATCAAGAGTATTCGAAGAAGCCGAAAACAGGAAACACACGATCAAGGCCGTAATGATCGCCACGCTTCTTTAG
- the arcC gene encoding carbamate kinase, which yields MKRIVIAIGGNALNKPNEKPTAEVMQRNLLSTTSYLADLIEEGYEVVITHGNGPQVGNLLVQQDIAKGTFPPFPIDVNDAMTQGSIGYLIAQTLNNELLKRGLKKSLACMLTQIVVDSNDPGFQHPSKPVGPFYSEETARELEESKGWTMKEDAGRGYRRVVPSPIPLDVLEIDAIKTLIDAGTVVIAAGGGGIPVVREPSGLVKGVEAVIDKDRASALLAKLIDADALVILTGVDFAYINFGKENQKAITVLSLDEGYKLIKEGHFAKGSMLPKIESALDFVSNAGREAIITSLEKVDLALKGESGTRIIP from the coding sequence ATGAAGAGGATCGTAATTGCCATAGGCGGGAATGCCCTCAACAAACCCAACGAAAAGCCAACTGCCGAGGTTATGCAGAGGAATTTACTTTCAACAACCTCCTACCTCGCCGATTTGATAGAAGAAGGGTACGAAGTGGTTATAACTCACGGTAACGGTCCACAGGTTGGAAACCTTCTGGTGCAGCAAGATATCGCCAAAGGAACCTTTCCGCCGTTCCCGATTGATGTCAACGATGCCATGACACAGGGCTCGATCGGCTATCTCATCGCACAGACACTCAACAACGAACTTCTCAAACGGGGCTTGAAAAAAAGCCTTGCATGTATGTTGACCCAGATAGTCGTCGATTCCAACGACCCTGGATTCCAGCATCCTTCCAAGCCCGTTGGTCCTTTCTACAGCGAGGAGACTGCCAGGGAACTGGAGGAAAGCAAAGGCTGGACAATGAAAGAAGATGCAGGAAGGGGTTACAGAAGAGTTGTACCGTCACCGATACCGCTGGATGTGCTTGAAATCGATGCAATCAAGACTCTCATCGATGCGGGGACAGTCGTGATCGCTGCCGGCGGCGGGGGAATCCCCGTCGTGAGAGAGCCTTCCGGTCTTGTGAAGGGTGTCGAAGCCGTAATAGATAAAGACAGGGCGTCGGCTCTTTTGGCCAAACTAATAGATGCCGACGCTCTCGTCATTCTCACAGGCGTCGATTTCGCTTACATTAACTTCGGCAAGGAGAACCAGAAAGCCATCACTGTTCTCAGTCTCGACGAAGGCTATAAATTGATAAAAGAAGGCCATTTCGCGAAAGGGAGCATGCTACCAAAAATCGAATCTGCGCTGGATTTCGTTTCCAACGCAGGCAGAGAAGCGATAATAACCTCTCTGGAAAAGGTCGATCTCGCCCTAAAAGGCGAGTCGGGGACGAGGATAATTCCCTGA
- a CDS encoding TetR/AcrR family transcriptional regulator, which translates to MRGQETREKIMEAAIRVIAEETIEGLSTRKVSGIAEVNLAAIHYHHRSKDGMLIDLSRYILNNYVLPRLEPLIDAGKQPADLIKDLYNEVLKIYSERSDIMISLVYLWLHGMKNKRIREILINARADFYDRVERALGSSMSTRRAAKVSRRMLTYIAGKIMEMSVDGETPDEREIEDMAKLLS; encoded by the coding sequence GTGCGAGGTCAGGAAACAAGAGAGAAAATAATGGAAGCGGCAATAAGAGTAATTGCAGAGGAGACGATAGAAGGGCTGAGCACTCGTAAAGTATCGGGTATAGCTGAAGTGAACCTGGCTGCCATTCATTACCATCACCGCTCGAAAGACGGTATGCTTATAGATCTTTCGAGGTACATATTGAACAATTATGTTCTGCCGAGACTCGAACCTCTAATAGATGCGGGCAAACAACCGGCCGATCTCATCAAGGATCTTTACAACGAGGTCCTGAAGATATACTCCGAGAGATCCGATATAATGATTTCGCTCGTGTATCTGTGGCTTCATGGAATGAAGAACAAGAGGATCAGGGAGATTCTCATCAACGCCAGAGCCGATTTTTACGACAGAGTGGAAAGGGCTCTTGGCTCATCGATGTCGACGAGGAGAGCCGCCAAGGTCTCGAGAAGAATGTTGACCTACATAGCCGGAAAGATAATGGAAATGTCCGTAGATGGAGAAACGCCTGACGAACGAGAGATAGAAGACATGGCAAAGTTGCTCTCGTGA
- a CDS encoding ParA family protein has product MPVIAVANHKGGVGKTTLAYSLAYEYALGGNKTLIIDLDPSGNLTIALDLDPYTTEKPNLASIVSGDRIASCEGILRTVNKGFAFIDIIPSSDELYRVESMNNGLGSLFTLKDFLKKFGLLDRYRVILLDTPPNLGVLTNIALVCADYFLVPVSPGKYALKGLDRMFEIAQIVKKTVNPDLGFLGIVINNFRKHEQPSRALEKSVRDLYKDSYIAPPVRRTVDLQKSEIMSEPIQLAFPNSDVVNDIKRLSMEVLKRGEPKKQEA; this is encoded by the coding sequence ATGCCGGTAATTGCGGTTGCCAACCATAAAGGCGGAGTTGGAAAGACGACTCTCGCTTACAGCCTGGCTTACGAATACGCTCTAGGTGGTAATAAAACGTTGATCATAGACCTTGATCCCTCAGGAAACCTCACCATTGCGCTTGACCTGGATCCGTACACGACCGAAAAGCCCAACCTGGCCTCGATAGTATCAGGAGACAGGATAGCCTCTTGCGAAGGTATATTAAGAACGGTAAACAAGGGATTCGCTTTCATCGACATAATTCCCTCTTCCGATGAGCTTTACAGGGTTGAATCGATGAACAACGGCCTTGGAAGTCTCTTCACTCTCAAAGACTTTCTGAAAAAATTCGGCTTGCTGGATCGTTATAGAGTGATACTCCTCGATACTCCACCTAACCTGGGCGTTCTTACGAACATTGCCCTTGTCTGTGCCGATTACTTCCTGGTTCCTGTATCACCGGGGAAATACGCGCTCAAGGGATTGGATAGAATGTTCGAAATAGCACAGATAGTTAAGAAAACCGTCAATCCGGACCTCGGTTTCCTGGGGATCGTTATAAACAACTTCCGCAAGCATGAGCAACCTTCCAGAGCTCTTGAGAAATCGGTGAGGGATCTTTACAAAGACAGCTACATTGCACCGCCCGTGAGGAGAACCGTGGATCTCCAGAAGTCCGAAATAATGAGCGAACCCATTCAACTGGCTTTTCCCAATTCCGACGTGGTCAACGATATAAAGAGACTTTCTATGGAGGTGTTGAAGCGTGGCGAACCAAAAAAACAAGAAGCTTGA
- a CDS encoding AI-2E family transporter: protein MIKTTRNWVLGYFLVLFSTLFLFPMTSRVLGLAFLFSLIINAPSEFVSKKVSKSVLSLATGLALLGFMFFLIYSAIPITINGAMSIAEELEALLKDGRFDSWLEKLPVFISSAITDLGETASKWLSESAINIGRFVASNITSWLTGTILLIVAAFFIARRTGVIRRNGQLLFPLCDHKKVEEFLDSLYRDFQTYVTGQLLIALTVGAIIGTGTAIIGVPNALFLGLLAGITNFIPFLGVVITAIPMLVLSFVNKGFWGLVGAVVVLVIANQLEMWVLSPRILSNRVKINWFIVLVSLVAFGELLGVFGVVFAVPLLIFVKRFWKEFVLVERSGKNWESTTGTGIKKARKKKEPSQEKATDSQKD, encoded by the coding sequence ATGATTAAGACAACTCGAAACTGGGTTCTTGGATACTTTCTCGTCCTCTTTTCCACTCTCTTTCTCTTTCCAATGACATCTAGAGTACTTGGACTGGCTTTTCTCTTTTCTCTGATAATAAATGCTCCATCAGAATTTGTCAGCAAAAAGGTGTCTAAAAGTGTTCTGAGCCTGGCAACCGGACTCGCACTTCTCGGTTTCATGTTCTTTCTTATCTACAGTGCTATACCCATTACTATAAATGGTGCCATGAGCATCGCCGAAGAACTCGAAGCCCTCTTAAAAGACGGCAGGTTCGATTCGTGGCTTGAGAAGCTGCCCGTGTTCATTTCCAGTGCGATAACCGATCTCGGTGAAACCGCTTCGAAATGGCTCAGCGAAAGCGCGATCAACATCGGCCGTTTCGTGGCGTCGAACATCACATCCTGGCTCACCGGTACAATTCTGCTGATCGTCGCGGCTTTCTTCATAGCCAGAAGAACCGGCGTCATAAGGAGAAACGGCCAGCTCCTCTTTCCGCTCTGTGACCACAAAAAAGTGGAGGAGTTTCTCGATTCGCTTTACAGGGATTTTCAGACTTACGTTACCGGCCAGCTCTTGATAGCGCTGACAGTGGGAGCGATAATAGGTACGGGGACGGCGATCATCGGTGTTCCAAATGCATTGTTTCTAGGACTCCTCGCCGGCATAACCAATTTCATACCCTTTCTGGGCGTGGTGATAACGGCCATTCCGATGCTGGTGCTTTCTTTTGTAAACAAGGGCTTTTGGGGCCTGGTAGGGGCCGTAGTCGTTCTGGTTATAGCCAACCAGCTGGAAATGTGGGTACTGTCTCCTAGAATCCTTTCCAACAGAGTGAAGATCAACTGGTTCATAGTTCTGGTTTCACTCGTGGCCTTCGGCGAACTGCTGGGTGTGTTTGGAGTAGTCTTCGCAGTTCCCTTGTTGATATTCGTCAAACGCTTCTGGAAGGAATTCGTTCTTGTCGAAAGGAGTGGTAAGAATTGGGAATCTACGACAGGGACTGGTATAAAGAAAGCCAGAAAGAAGAAGGAACCGTCTCAAGAAAAAGCGACAGATTCACAAAAGGATTGA
- a CDS encoding capsule assembly Wzi family protein, which translates to MKKILLPILLVLSIALLANQGELILKGTLEHDLLLGRNLIEGKTLFTPNTAIPESFASVQMGTSPLKSSSVTEVSFRLTPQFLIHNFEPFKETSWLESKVPLYLRYRYDTLKPWTVLAFESDISQNLKGYINLDVPKDYRSYISHGIDFNTKPYMNFPVEIFEGKLQAIDMSWPSFGYISYGNGGFYASLGRYKIAWGPMRNGLMISDASMYYDNISSTYTTALGSSGRFTYSFVFISSNSMLNSEEWIKQDKVWDLNQRRPYTEGAKTIIGHRFDVQFAPWVRLGVGEVNLVGGKHPDLNDINPFVIFHNTYGEDFSNVMASVDFSVVPFKGVELYGELVSDDVAFGATEAGARGKPTALAYGGGIRYSTQLKEIMLLASIELYHTDTWMYNRWQPLLIFTNRIYTKSELPGSRDFTDYPLGFKYGPDMNAFSLSAKGFFQNGMTVSLVYDHFRQGEVTLKTPYLNMDDPSDDPGEFTDPEDWAGPVGKTVSANIVTLAIAFPYRDFTFGGDFSLYFGDYFKKYGGYEKAIFEIRPYISYVF; encoded by the coding sequence ATGAAAAAGATCCTTCTGCCGATACTCCTCGTACTCTCGATCGCACTTCTTGCGAATCAGGGTGAACTTATCCTGAAGGGTACACTCGAACACGATCTGCTTCTGGGAAGAAACCTGATCGAAGGAAAGACTCTCTTCACACCCAATACCGCCATTCCCGAATCGTTCGCGTCAGTTCAGATGGGTACTTCCCCGTTGAAATCTAGCAGCGTTACCGAGGTCTCTTTCAGACTTACCCCGCAGTTTCTGATCCACAATTTCGAGCCTTTCAAGGAGACCTCTTGGCTTGAGTCTAAAGTGCCCCTCTATCTCAGGTACAGGTACGATACTCTGAAACCATGGACTGTGCTCGCCTTTGAAAGCGATATCTCTCAGAATCTGAAGGGGTATATCAACCTGGACGTTCCCAAGGATTACAGAAGCTATATCAGCCACGGGATCGATTTCAACACCAAGCCTTATATGAACTTTCCCGTAGAAATCTTCGAGGGAAAACTACAGGCGATCGATATGAGCTGGCCATCCTTCGGGTACATCTCTTACGGCAACGGCGGCTTCTACGCGTCGCTCGGGAGGTATAAAATCGCCTGGGGTCCGATGAGGAACGGTCTAATGATAAGCGATGCTTCCATGTACTACGACAACATATCATCGACCTACACGACGGCACTGGGAAGCAGCGGTCGTTTCACTTACTCGTTCGTTTTCATTTCCTCAAACTCCATGCTGAACTCCGAAGAATGGATAAAGCAGGACAAAGTCTGGGACCTCAATCAGAGAAGGCCCTACACCGAAGGGGCGAAAACGATAATAGGGCACCGCTTCGATGTTCAGTTCGCACCCTGGGTAAGGCTCGGAGTCGGTGAGGTCAACCTGGTGGGAGGAAAGCATCCCGATCTGAACGATATTAATCCCTTCGTGATTTTTCACAACACTTACGGCGAAGATTTCTCCAACGTTATGGCGAGTGTTGATTTTTCGGTGGTGCCTTTCAAAGGGGTGGAGCTTTACGGAGAGTTAGTCAGCGACGACGTGGCCTTCGGAGCTACCGAAGCTGGAGCCAGGGGAAAACCGACCGCACTTGCCTATGGCGGGGGTATAAGGTATTCGACACAGTTAAAGGAAATCATGCTCCTGGCTTCGATCGAACTCTATCACACCGACACCTGGATGTATAACAGGTGGCAGCCTCTCCTCATCTTCACGAACCGGATCTATACGAAATCCGAGTTGCCGGGCAGCCGCGATTTTACGGATTATCCGCTGGGCTTCAAATACGGTCCCGATATGAACGCTTTTTCTTTATCGGCAAAAGGTTTCTTCCAGAACGGAATGACGGTTAGCCTGGTTTACGACCACTTCAGGCAGGGAGAGGTAACGCTCAAGACCCCCTACCTAAATATGGACGATCCATCCGACGACCCCGGTGAGTTCACAGATCCGGAAGACTGGGCCGGCCCTGTCGGCAAAACGGTGAGCGCAAACATAGTGACGCTGGCGATTGCCTTTCCGTACCGCGATTTCACTTTCGGCGGAGATTTCTCGCTTTACTTCGGAGACTACTTCAAGAAGTACGGAGGCTACGAGAAAGCGATCTTCGAAATCAGACCATACATCTCTTACGTATTTTAG
- a CDS encoding MFS transporter: protein MSDLKLVTGKSNMREIFTEFLAYSNLSLTALFSQFFDSKGYSPIQIGILMAISPTFSLLANPFWFSLSRKKSAPGILGLMTFIAAMVVWGIYLSSSFVLSFISVSAVAFFIASLIPIAESIVVPSLYIKGRRFDRVRLFGTVGYASTALLSSFLVEISFSSIFILSSVALLLLSVISRGYPSRSATVNNERTGSGRLPGTFIVMLAVGVTSITIGAFGSTFFPVLTRELGFDLSAAGLGYSLMAFSEVPFLFFADRLLVKFGNFKILLFGLFLTGLRWVLTSLVDSFPLFMALQSLHGLNYVIVYYSVFNYIHFKLPGDVALKAQAIYWMSTMGISYLLGSVAGGFLVDAFGLKTVYFSLGMSGMMLSVVFTVMLIHTAKRFRPIS from the coding sequence TTGTCTGATTTGAAACTCGTAACGGGAAAATCGAATATGAGAGAGATTTTCACGGAGTTTCTCGCCTATTCGAACCTGAGTTTGACCGCTCTTTTCAGTCAGTTCTTCGATTCAAAAGGCTATTCGCCGATACAGATTGGGATTTTAATGGCCATATCGCCGACTTTCTCGCTGCTGGCCAACCCCTTCTGGTTTTCGCTTTCAAGGAAGAAGAGCGCGCCGGGAATACTGGGATTGATGACCTTTATCGCGGCAATGGTTGTCTGGGGCATATACCTTTCAAGCAGTTTCGTTTTATCCTTTATCTCGGTGTCGGCTGTGGCCTTCTTCATCGCTAGTCTTATTCCGATCGCTGAATCCATAGTCGTCCCCTCCCTGTACATCAAAGGCAGAAGGTTCGATAGAGTCAGGCTCTTTGGGACGGTCGGATATGCTTCGACGGCACTCCTGTCGAGCTTTCTGGTAGAAATAAGCTTCTCCAGTATCTTCATTCTCTCCTCTGTGGCCTTGCTACTTCTCAGCGTTATCAGTCGTGGTTATCCCTCGCGCAGCGCTACGGTGAATAACGAACGAACTGGTAGCGGCAGACTCCCGGGTACTTTCATCGTGATGCTGGCCGTGGGCGTGACTTCTATCACCATAGGAGCCTTCGGCTCGACTTTTTTTCCCGTTTTAACCAGAGAACTCGGTTTCGATCTTTCAGCCGCCGGGTTGGGCTACTCCCTCATGGCCTTTTCAGAGGTCCCGTTTCTATTTTTCGCTGACAGGCTCCTTGTGAAGTTCGGCAATTTCAAGATACTGCTGTTCGGCTTATTTTTAACCGGCCTGAGATGGGTCCTTACCTCCCTGGTGGATTCCTTTCCCCTGTTCATGGCTTTGCAGTCTCTTCACGGACTGAACTACGTAATCGTCTATTATTCGGTGTTCAATTACATACATTTTAAACTTCCCGGCGATGTTGCGCTGAAGGCTCAGGCGATTTACTGGATGTCCACGATGGGTATAAGTTATTTACTGGGTTCTGTGGCAGGAGGCTTCCTGGTCGATGCTTTTGGATTGAAAACCGTCTATTTCTCGCTGGGGATGTCAGGTATGATGTTATCGGTAGTGTTTACCGTCATGTTGATACATACTGCAAAAAGATTCCGACCGATCAGTTGA